One genomic window of Cannabis sativa cultivar Pink pepper isolate KNU-18-1 chromosome 2, ASM2916894v1, whole genome shotgun sequence includes the following:
- the LOC133034637 gene encoding uncharacterized protein LOC133034637: MEHLLLVLYYNGKFVDRCLYTDYQVTGILIPKGFSYQELRTLICHTLELNNITTVLDIQFQIQEGIPPMRIKDDNSCRIYEHIRKKNDNEAAFPLFINYTQSLDTVYTQSLDTVNQLLHQEITCFDITSAAYENEEPYIQDIDPIPTWTDYALSVANYITERTIEATNSSWENKTNIIKDPRIDIIRVGQIFQDKETVKLAMSLYAIKKNEQHRVKRSSTKDYSLVCVDKNCKWYFLATKHGKTNLFKVRKLVEDHTCSIERIHDDHPQATSNIIADCIKKKISNPKRNYRPNEIVDDVAEDYSVSISYQKAWRAKEKASEKVIGCPHDSYNEIPGILHMIKKCNPGTITDLVQHDNGHFKYLFFALGVSIEGWKHCTPLIVVDATFLKNAYGGTLIIASAQDADRHIFPLAFSVVDSENDASWQYFMEKLKESYGEREDQCIISDRHESIAKAMKSVFPNLMHGQKHTIKLTSTIP; the protein is encoded by the exons ATGGAACATTTACTGTTGGTACTATACTACAATGGAAAATTTGTAGATAGATGCTTATACACGGATTATCAAGTAACAGGAATATTGATACCAAAAGGTTTCTCATACCAAGAACTGAGAACACTAATCTGTCATACTTTGGAATTAAACAACATCACCACTGTTCTTGATATACAATTTCAAATACAAGAAGGTATACCACCAATGAGGATCAAGGACGATAATTCTTGCAGAATTTATGAGCATATCaggaaaaaaaatgacaatGAGGCTGCCTTTCCACTATTCATTAACTATACACAGTCATTGGATACTGTATATACACAGTCATTGGATACTGTCAACCAACTATTACATCAAGAAATTACTTGCTTTGACATAACCTCTGCAGCCTATGAAAATGAAGAACCATATATACAAGATATTGATCCAATTCCTACATGGACAGATTATGCACTCTCAGTAGCTAATTACATCACAGAAAGAACTATAGAAGCTACCAACTCAAGCTgggaaaacaaaacaaacatcaTCAAAGATCCAAGGATTGACATAATAAGAGTTGGGCAAATTTTCCAAGACAAGGAAACAGTAAAGCTTGCCATGAGCCTATATGCAATCAAAAAGAATGAACAGCACAGGGTaaaaagatcatcaacaaaggacTACAGCTTAGTGTGTGTTgataaaaattgtaaatggtACTTCTTGGCAACAAAACATGGAAAAACAAATCTCTTCAAAGTCAGAAAACTTGTGGAAGATCATACATGCTCAATAGAACGCATCCATGACGATCACCCCCAAGCAACAAGTAACATAATAGCTGActgcatcaaaaaaaaaattagtaatccAAAAAGAAACTACAGGCCAAATGAGATTGTTGATGATGTAGCAGAAGACTATAGTGTCTCAATTTCTTACCAAAAAGCTTGGAGAGCAAAAgagaaggcttcagaaaaagtaATAGGCTGCCCACATGATTCATACAATGAAATTCCAGGGATTCTGCACATGATAAAAAAATGCAATCCAG GAACAATAACAGACTTAGTCCAACATGACAATGGGCATTTTAAGTACCTATTCTTTGCATTAGGAGTCTCAATAGAAGGCTGGAAACACTGCACACCTCTAATTGTGGTTGATGCAACTTTCCTTAAGAATGCATATGGAGGAACATTGATAATTGCTAGTGCACAAGATGCTGACAGACACATATTCCCACTAGCTTTTTCAGTAGTTGATTCTGAAAATGATGCATCATGGCAATACTTCATGGAAAAGCTCAAAGAATCATATGGGGAGCGTGAAGACCAATGCATAATTTCTGACAGACACGAAAGTATAGCAAAAGCAATGAAATCAGTATTCCCTAACTTGATGCATGGG CAAAAGCATACAATCAAACTGACTTCGACGATTCCATGA